In one window of Pseudomonas putida DNA:
- the fliE gene encoding flagellar hook-basal body complex protein FliE — protein MSQGVEFNRLMLDMRAMQADAMSLPKVAAAPELAPGQSSFADMLGQAINKVSDTQQASSQLANAFEIGKSGVDLTDVMIASQKASVSFQALTQVRNKLVQAYQDIMQMPV, from the coding sequence ATGAGCCAAGGTGTTGAATTCAATCGTCTGATGTTGGACATGCGCGCGATGCAGGCCGATGCCATGTCGCTGCCCAAGGTCGCCGCTGCGCCTGAGCTCGCCCCGGGCCAGAGCAGCTTTGCCGACATGCTCGGCCAGGCCATCAACAAGGTCAGCGATACCCAGCAGGCATCGAGCCAGTTGGCCAACGCCTTCGAGATCGGCAAGAGCGGTGTCGACCTCACCGACGTGATGATCGCCTCGCAGAAGGCCAGCGTGTCGTTCCAGGCCCTGACCCAAGTGCGCAACAAGCTGGTCCAGGCGTACCAGGACATCATGCAGATGCCGGTTTGA